The genomic DNA ATATTTTTATTGTTTGCCGGTGAGGGGCCGGCAAACAATAAACTTCGTTACCCTGCGGCCGGCTTCCAAAAGAAAGCCTTTGTTTAAGGTCGACGAAGTCGACCGCGTAATTATTTGGCCAGAAGCCTCCCGAGAGGGAGTCCAGATCTGGTTTGAACAATCCCGCCTCTCACGGGATTGTTCAAAAAAAATCTCTCTGCGTCCTTTGCGGCTTTGCGGTGAACAAAATCCCTCTTTTCAAACACCCAACCCGGACCAGCCGGAACCAAGATTTTGGATATACAAAACAGGTTAATAAAACCTCAACTGGTCCGGGTCCAAGGCGTGTTCTTTAAGAAATTCTATCCATTTTGCGTAGAATTATATTTTTTAGTTACTAAAGTGTTATGGTTTTTTAAATTGCAACTTGCAACTTGCATCTTGTAACTTTTTTTAAACTGATCGATGAAGCTAACCCACCAAATCTCAACTCAGCGCCCTTTCAGTTACCCTTTGTACCTGTTTTCGGTCATGACAGTCCTGATCGCCATCCTGATTATCAACGGCTATATTGAAATTCAGAGGACCCGCAGCCAACTGTTTAATATATTAGAAACAGAAGCTTTGCTGGTCATTAAAGGTCTGGAAAAAAATTCCGGCAACCTGATGGCCGCCCTTACCCAGGATCAGTCCTCTTTAATCGCTCCAGGATTAATCGAAAAATCCGAAGAGTCCTTAGGGATTGAAGACCTGCTGATCGAACGTCTCATAAACCTGGCCCTTCAGCTTGATCAGGAGGATTCCCGTAAGGCCTTTGACTCCAGGGCCTTGAAGGACAGGGTGGGCCAACTTGGAGTGCGCCAGGTTTTTTTTCTGAAATCGGACTCCAGGGATTCCGCCTGGGATGCCTTCCCCGCGCCTTTAAGGTCCGGGGTCCCTTTTTTCCATAAGGTCCTGAGCGGCCAGGATCGTCTGGCCGTGTTCAGGGGGGAAGGTCCTTTGCATCGAACCCTTCCTCTGGCCGTGGCCGTGGCCCGCCGCTTCAGCCAAGGGGCCATCCTGATCGTTCTGTCTTTTGACGAATATGCCTTTTTAAGCCGCCAGATTATTATTCAGGGTTTTTTGGAAGATTTTTCCGGCAAAGGCAATATCGCCTATTTGAATGTGGAGGAGTCCGGAGGGAAGATTATCGCCCGAACCGGTGAAGGTTTTCTGGCCGGTCGGGACTTAACCTTCGAGAGAACAGTGATCCGTTCGGGAGATTCCGGTCTTTTCTGGATCAAGGGCAAGGACGGGGAATTTCTGGAAATCCTTCGTCCTTTCAGGCCGTCGGGTAAGGATTCGGGATGGATTCGATTGGGCCTTTCCTTAAAAGAAATCAATCCTATCATTGAACAGGCCAGAAGACAGACTATCATGATGAGCCTCATCCTTCTCGGCCTTGGCCTGGCCGGTCTTTTTTTTATCTTTCGGCTGCAAGGCCGCCACCTTCAAAGAATGAGGGAAATGGAGGACCAGATCCGTTTAAAGGAGGAACTTTCGGCCATGGGGCAGTTGGCGGCCGGTGTGGCCCATGAAATCAAGAATCCCCTCAACGCCATCAGCCTGGTGGTTCAAAGGTTGGAAAAAGAGTTTGTCCAGGCTGAGCCGGAGGAGCAGAAAGAATATGAAAAGTTTACCCGGATCGTTCGCAGTGAGATCGACCGGGTCAACCGGATCATCGGGCAGTTTCTGATGATGGCCAGACCTCCGGCAATCAGAATGGAAGAACAATCCGTGGTGGACATTCTAAACTATGTGCTTGAGGTGATGGAAGAGGAATTCAGGCAAAAAGGCATCAGGGTGATCAAAACCTGGGATGACCAACTCCCCTTGATCCCCCTGGATCGCTTTCAACTCACCCAGGCCTTTATCAATATTTTTAATAATGCCCTGGAAGCCATGCCGGAGGGGGGGGAGGTTCGACTGGATGTGAAGTGCGTTCAGCGTTCAGCGTTCGGCGTTCGGCGTGAAAAAGAAACCTCTGTACATTCGGTTCGGAGTTCGGAGTTCGGAGTTCGGAGTGGGAAAGAAACAGGCTCAAAACGAATAACTCAACACTCCGAACTCCACGGAGATTTCATGGAAATCTCTGTGGCCGATACGGGGAAGGGTATTCCCCCGGAAGGATTGAAAAAGATTTTTGCCCCTTATTATACCACCAAAGAAAAAGGGGTGGGGTTAGGGCTGGCCATCACCCAAAAGATCGTCCAGGCCCATGAAGGAACTTTAGAGGTCCAAAGTCGCGAGAATAAGGGGACCACGGTGGTTGTTCGATTACCGGTTTCATCCCGGTAAAAATGGTCGACCTCTTTTCACATCGGCGATTGATTCAAGAAAGAAACGCCTTGGTTCTTTCAAGAACCGACGTATACGGGCTGTTTTTAGCGGATAGGGCCATCTGTATTCGTTTGATCCAGCCGGTTCCGCGACGCTTGATTTCCTCCCAGGCCAGCAGCAAATCGCCAGGCCTCTCCTCCAATAGCACCAGCAGGAGTTGGGCTGCCTGATCCAGATCCTTTTGGGCTTTTGGCTGGGCGGTAATATCCCGTTCTCGGGAAACAATCAGCTTATGAAGGGCAAAACGGGCCGGCAGAGGAACATTGACCAGAACGCCGCCGCCGTCAATCACCGCCCCTTTGATTGGGTTATCGAGAAGATAATCCAGGAACCGAACCGGTTGGGCAGCGACATTGAATCGAGGGATAAAGATGGGATTACTTTTCCTCGGATGTTGTTCGGAGGTAAGGACATCTAACCGCAACGGGTTTCCCCTGACCCGGAAGGAGGTCGATGGATGTTTCGGGTTAAAGGGAGGCACCGGGATAAAGCCCATATGAAGTCCTTCCAGAACTTTGGGGAGATCAATCTTGATATCCGGAATGGCAATAATCATCTTCGCCGTACCGGCCAGATCGATATCCTGAGTCCTGAGGGCGGAATGTTCCCATCGCCTTCCCAGGAGATTACCGAGTACCATAAAGGCCTGGGTTCCCAATAATACTCCGTCAAGATAAAACACCCCGCTGTCGGCCAGGGCTTTTAGCACCCGGCCTGATGCGGTGTCGGTAATCAGTGCCCCCCCGGCCCGAAGTTGGGCACAAAGTATCTGGATGTGGGTAAGGTCGGCACTGAGTATCTTTCGTGCCCTTTGGTAATCGGCAATGATTCGATCCAAACCGGGGGTCTTTTTCCCTACATATATTTGCCGGCTGATCCCCCCCGGTTCCTGGTATTGATAGTAAACGTAACAGCCCCCTTTGATTGTTTTTTCCGTGAAGCATCCCGGAGAATGACCGATCGTCCGCTGGGCCTCCAGAGCGGTCAGGCGCTCCTGGAGCTCGGCATACAAGGTTTGTGTTTCAATCGCCAGTTTTTCCATAATTTCGATTGCAGGACAATAATGTTATACGTAGATTACTATAACCGTGCGTATAACGCAACACAATTGAGATGTAATAGGGACTTTAGAGGTCCAAAGCCGTGAAAATAAGGGGACCACGGTGATCATCCGGCTGCCGGTTTCTCTTTAACCCGTTTTTAAAAAACAATCTTCGGCGTTTATTGTTCCCATCAGATGGATGGAGTTTTCGCTTCACTTTGGCCCCTGCCATAAAGGACCATGCGGTTTTTTCCCTGTTTTTTTGCCTGATAAAGGGCATCATCGGAATTACGGATGAGTTCCTCCGGGGTGTTGGCATGGGCCGGGTAAACCGCAATGCCCATACTGATCCTGACCGTCTCCAGAAGGTTTGAAGCATTGGAAGAAAAGGGATAAGAGGCCACGGCCCGTTGAATTCTTTCAGCGATAAAAAGGGCCTCCTCCTGATCCGCATAAGGCAGGGCTATGGCGAATTCATCCCCTCCGTAGCGGGCGGCCAGGTCGATTTCCCGAATATTTTCTTTTATGGCCTGAGAAAATTCTTTTAAAACCAGGTCTCCGGCCAGGTGGCCCAGCGTATCGTTCAACAATTTGAAATTGTCAAAATCGATCAGGATCAGACTTACCGGATAGCGTTGACGGAAGGCCCTTTTCAGCTCCAGTTCCAGATAACGTTTCAAATAAGCCTGATTAAAAGCCCCGGTCAATCCGTCGGTGGTAGCCGAATTCAAGGCCGTTTCAAAATCATTCCGGAGTTTATCGAGGGTCTCTTTTTTCTTCAGTAAAACATTAATCCGGGCCGCCAACTCCCTCCGGTTAATGGGTTTTATCAAATAATCATCCGCTCCCAACTCCATTCCCCTGATCTTGTTTTCCAGGTCTTGCAGACAGGTGATCAAAACCACCTGGATATCCTTGGTGAGGACTTTATCTTTGAGATGCTGACAGAGATCAAATCCGTTCATCCCCGGCAGGAGGATATCTAAAAGTACTAAATCTATTTTTTCATTCTGGACCAACGCCAGGGCTTCTTCTGCGCTCCGGGCCAATTCCAGTTGATAGGCCCCTCCTTCCAGGAAAGTCTGTATCAAAAAGGATTCCCTTTGGTCGTCGTCCACCAGGAGAATTTTGGGCAGGGTCTTCGGAGCGGCGCTTTCCCTGCCGGGAAAAGTCAGACAGAAAGATTCATCCGACCGGGTCCGGAGCACCAGTTGTTCCTGATATTGTTTGAGGCGCAGCAGGGAATTGATCCGGGCCAGGAGTTCCGCGGTGTTTACTGGCTTATTGAGGAATTCGTCCGCACCGGCCTCCAGGCCCATGACCTTGTCTTCGCTGCCATCCAGGGCGGTAACCTGAATAATGGGGATCCGTTCGGTTTCAGGGTTCTTTTTTAACCACCGGGTCACCTCAAAACCATTCATTTCCGGCATCATGATGTCCAGCAAGATCAAATCAGGGGATTCTGCGCCGGCTATTTCAATGGCCTGCTTTCCGCTCAAGGCCTTCAGGACCTCATATTTTTCCCTGGGCAGTTTGGCCTCCAACAGTTTGATATTCAAGGGCTCATCATCTACAATCAGGATTTTATTTTTATGCTTTATCGGACCCATAAGGGGGAGGGGGGGAGCGGGATTATTATCTTTGTCCCAAAATCCCTTAATTTGATCCAGAAAAGTCCGGGTATTGATGGGTTTGGCAATATAACCGTCACAATGGGCTTCTCTGGCCCGTTCTTCATCCCCCTGCATGGCATAAGAGGTCAAGGCGACGACCGGAATATGCTTCAGAGCGGTATCGCCTTTGATCTGTCTGGTGGCCGTGAGACCGTCCATCCCGGGGAGTTGGATGTCCATTAAAATGAGATCCGGCCGGTGCTCCCGGGCCAACCCGATCCCCTGTTCCCCGTCTCCGGCCTCCAGAACCTGATAGCCTTCTAAATGAAGCAGATTCCGAACCAGTTTCATGTTTAAGAGATTGTCTTCGACAACCAGAATCGTTTCTTTGTTCATTGCTCCTGCTCCTCGCTGGGAAATGGCCTTCAAATTCAGGCAATATCGGGCCGGTCAGGCCGCCAGAGTTGCCGGCTTGGCCCGAGTCGTATCATAGACACTGATGCGGTTCCGACCCTCTTCCTTGGCCTGATAAAGGGCCCGGTCGGCCCCTTCCACCAAACACTGGCAGTCATTCATGTCGAGGGTCGGCGAGGCCACTCCAATGCTCACCGTAATCCGGATCTTTTGCTGACCGGTCTCGCCGGTCAGGACCAGTTCATGAGATTCCACGTACTGGCGCAGCCGTTCGGCCAATTCAGCCGCAGCGACGGTTGTCGTGTGGGGGGTGATGATGAGTATTTCTTCCCCCCCGTAGCGGGCGACAATATCTGATGCGCGAACGGCAGTGAGTATCAGCCGGCCCAAATAATTCAAGACGGCATCGCCGGCCTGGTGGCCATGCACGTCATTGATGCGTTTGAAAAAATCGATATCCAGGAGGAGGATGGAAAGCGGGAGGGCATGGCGTTGCGCCCGGGCATATTCTTCTGCCAACCGGCGGTCTAAATAACGGCGATTGTAAATCCCGATCAAAGGATCGGTGATACTCTCATATTCCAGGATCGTAACACGACGGACGTCTATCGCCGTTTGAAGTGAAAGTGTGGCCGTCAACCAGACAAAAACCGCCCCGAGGAAAAAAATGACCGGAACGATCAGATCCAGCCAAGCCCGGTGAAACCCCCAAAAGGCGAGCGCGTACGAGGCATAACCCAATAAAAAAATGATGATAAGAACCGTCAAGCCATACCATTGGCGTCTGACGTGGCTTGAGGGAAGTTGGGTAACCAATCGGCGAACGCGGAAGAGGGCGGCGGTCAGGATCAAAGCGCCATTGATCACCAAACCTTCTGCCAGTAGATTAAACATGGTCGTCTCTCCTTGTCTTATCAGTTGATGCCAATAACCGGTCATAATCCCGACTGACAACCGGGACTCCGCCACCTTGATTTTACCCGGCGGGAATAATAAAATGAAAACTACTGCCCTTTCCAATTCCCGGGCTCTCGGCCCAGATCCGGCCGCCATGAAGTTCAACCAATTTTTTGGTCAAGGACAACCCTAATCCCGTCCCTTGATATTTACGGTTGAATGAACTGTCCACCTGTTCAAAAGGTAAAAAGATGCGGGCAAGATCCTCCTCTTTGATTCCGATCCCGGTGTCCTCAATGCTGATTTTGAGGCCTTCAAAATCAGTGAGGGCCGAGTTATTCGGTGAGGGGTAGGCGTTTGGATTGAAGAGATTTTGCTCCGAACTCATCACTCCGAACTCCGAACTTTTAACCAAG from Deltaproteobacteria bacterium includes the following:
- a CDS encoding nucleotidyltransferase domain-containing protein: MEKLAIETQTLYAELQERLTALEAQRTIGHSPGCFTEKTIKGGCYVYYQYQEPGGISRQIYVGKKTPGLDRIIADYQRARKILSADLTHIQILCAQLRAGGALITDTASGRVLKALADSGVFYLDGVLLGTQAFMVLGNLLGRRWEHSALRTQDIDLAGTAKMIIAIPDIKIDLPKVLEGLHMGFIPVPPFNPKHPSTSFRVRGNPLRLDVLTSEQHPRKSNPIFIPRFNVAAQPVRFLDYLLDNPIKGAVIDGGGVLVNVPLPARFALHKLIVSRERDITAQPKAQKDLDQAAQLLLVLLEERPGDLLLAWEEIKRRGTGWIKRIQMALSAKNSPYTSVLERTKAFLS
- a CDS encoding response regulator — protein: MNKETILVVEDNLLNMKLVRNLLHLEGYQVLEAGDGEQGIGLAREHRPDLILMDIQLPGMDGLTATRQIKGDTALKHIPVVALTSYAMQGDEERAREAHCDGYIAKPINTRTFLDQIKGFWDKDNNPAPPLPLMGPIKHKNKILIVDDEPLNIKLLEAKLPREKYEVLKALSGKQAIEIAGAESPDLILLDIMMPEMNGFEVTRWLKKNPETERIPIIQVTALDGSEDKVMGLEAGADEFLNKPVNTAELLARINSLLRLKQYQEQLVLRTRSDESFCLTFPGRESAAPKTLPKILLVDDDQRESFLIQTFLEGGAYQLELARSAEEALALVQNEKIDLVLLDILLPGMNGFDLCQHLKDKVLTKDIQVVLITCLQDLENKIRGMELGADDYLIKPINRRELAARINVLLKKKETLDKLRNDFETALNSATTDGLTGAFNQAYLKRYLELELKRAFRQRYPVSLILIDFDNFKLLNDTLGHLAGDLVLKEFSQAIKENIREIDLAARYGGDEFAIALPYADQEEALFIAERIQRAVASYPFSSNASNLLETVRISMGIAVYPAHANTPEELIRNSDDALYQAKKQGKNRMVLYGRGQSEAKTPSI
- a CDS encoding GGDEF domain-containing protein, with protein sequence MFNLLAEGLVINGALILTAALFRVRRLVTQLPSSHVRRQWYGLTVLIIIFLLGYASYALAFWGFHRAWLDLIVPVIFFLGAVFVWLTATLSLQTAIDVRRVTILEYESITDPLIGIYNRRYLDRRLAEEYARAQRHALPLSILLLDIDFFKRINDVHGHQAGDAVLNYLGRLILTAVRASDIVARYGGEEILIITPHTTTVAAAELAERLRQYVESHELVLTGETGQQKIRITVSIGVASPTLDMNDCQCLVEGADRALYQAKEEGRNRISVYDTTRAKPATLAA